One Rhinolophus sinicus isolate RSC01 linkage group LG06, ASM3656204v1, whole genome shotgun sequence DNA window includes the following coding sequences:
- the P2RY6 gene encoding P2Y purinoceptor 6 isoform X2: MLAGRCRKPGQAAMEWHNGSSQTLDSPPTTCVYRENFKQLLLPPVYSVVLVAGLPLNACVIAQICTSRRALTRTAVYTLNLALADLLYACSLPLLIYNYAQGDHWPFGDLTCRLVRFLFYANLHGSILFLTCISFQRYLGICHPLAAWHKRGGRRAAWLVCGAVWLVVTTQCLPTAFFASTGIQRNRTVCYDLSPPALATRYLPYGMALTVIGFLLPFAALLACYWCLARRLCRQDGPVGPVAQERHGKAARMAVVVAAAFAISFLPFHVTKTAYLAVRSTPGAPCPVLEAFAAAYKGTRPFASANSVLDPILFYFTQKKFRRRPHELLQKLTAKWQRQGRETTGAGHLCLDNHTVCRCG; the protein is encoded by the exons ATGTTAGCTGGGAG ATGTAGGAAGCCCGGTCAGGCAGCCATGGAGTGGCACAATGGCTCAAGCCAAACTCTGGACTCACCGCCTACAACCTGTGTCTACCGAGAGAACTTCAAGCAACTGCTGCTGCCACCTGTGTACTCGGTGGTGCTGGTGGCCGGCCTGCCACTGAATGCCTGCGTCATTGCCCAGATTTGCACATCCCGCCGGGCTCTGACCCGCACGGCTGTATACACCCTGAACCTGGCCCTAGCTGACCTGCTGTATGCCTGCTCCCTGCCCCTGCTCATCTATAACTATGCCCAAGGTGACCACTGGCCCTTCGGCGACCTCACCTGCCGCCTGGTCCGCTTCCTCTTCTACGCTAACCTACACGGCAGCATCCTCTTCCTCACCTGCATCAGTTTCCAGCGCTACTTGGGTATCTGCCACCCTCTGGCTGCCTGGCACAAGCGTGGGGGCCGCCGGGCTGCCTGGCTAGTGTGTGGGGCTGTGTGGCTGGTCGTGACGACACAATGCCTGCCCACAGCCTTCTTTGCCTCCACAGGCATCCAGCGTAACCGCACTGTCTGCTACGACCTGAGCCCACCAGCCCTGGCCACTCGCTACTTGCCCTATGGCATGGCCCTCACAGTCATCGGTTTCCTGCTGCCCTTTGCTGCCCTGCTGGCCTGCTACTGGTGCCTGGCCCGCCGTCTATGCCGCCAGGACGGCCCAGTGGGGCCTGTGGCCCAGGAGCGGCATGGTAAGGCAGCCCGTATGGCTGTGGTGGTGGCAGCCGCCTTTGCCATCAGCTTCCTACCTTTCCATGTCACCAAGACAGCTTACCTGGCAGTGCGCTCTACTCCCGGTGCCCCCTGCCCCGTGTTGGAGGCCTTTGCAGCCGCCTACAAAGGCACACGGCCCTTCGCTAGTGCCAACAGTGTGCTAGACCCCATCCTCTTCTATTTCACCCAGAAGAAGTTCCGCCGGCGGCCACATGAGCTGCTACAGAAACTCACAGCCAAGTGGCAACGGCAGGGTCGTGAGACCACTGGGGCAGGACACCTGTGCCTGGACAACCATACTGTTTGCCGTTGTGGCTGA
- the P2RY6 gene encoding P2Y purinoceptor 6 isoform X1, translated as MVLRNPGWARRGCWTPEDHREGSSHSRCRKPGQAAMEWHNGSSQTLDSPPTTCVYRENFKQLLLPPVYSVVLVAGLPLNACVIAQICTSRRALTRTAVYTLNLALADLLYACSLPLLIYNYAQGDHWPFGDLTCRLVRFLFYANLHGSILFLTCISFQRYLGICHPLAAWHKRGGRRAAWLVCGAVWLVVTTQCLPTAFFASTGIQRNRTVCYDLSPPALATRYLPYGMALTVIGFLLPFAALLACYWCLARRLCRQDGPVGPVAQERHGKAARMAVVVAAAFAISFLPFHVTKTAYLAVRSTPGAPCPVLEAFAAAYKGTRPFASANSVLDPILFYFTQKKFRRRPHELLQKLTAKWQRQGRETTGAGHLCLDNHTVCRCG; from the coding sequence ATGTAGGAAGCCCGGTCAGGCAGCCATGGAGTGGCACAATGGCTCAAGCCAAACTCTGGACTCACCGCCTACAACCTGTGTCTACCGAGAGAACTTCAAGCAACTGCTGCTGCCACCTGTGTACTCGGTGGTGCTGGTGGCCGGCCTGCCACTGAATGCCTGCGTCATTGCCCAGATTTGCACATCCCGCCGGGCTCTGACCCGCACGGCTGTATACACCCTGAACCTGGCCCTAGCTGACCTGCTGTATGCCTGCTCCCTGCCCCTGCTCATCTATAACTATGCCCAAGGTGACCACTGGCCCTTCGGCGACCTCACCTGCCGCCTGGTCCGCTTCCTCTTCTACGCTAACCTACACGGCAGCATCCTCTTCCTCACCTGCATCAGTTTCCAGCGCTACTTGGGTATCTGCCACCCTCTGGCTGCCTGGCACAAGCGTGGGGGCCGCCGGGCTGCCTGGCTAGTGTGTGGGGCTGTGTGGCTGGTCGTGACGACACAATGCCTGCCCACAGCCTTCTTTGCCTCCACAGGCATCCAGCGTAACCGCACTGTCTGCTACGACCTGAGCCCACCAGCCCTGGCCACTCGCTACTTGCCCTATGGCATGGCCCTCACAGTCATCGGTTTCCTGCTGCCCTTTGCTGCCCTGCTGGCCTGCTACTGGTGCCTGGCCCGCCGTCTATGCCGCCAGGACGGCCCAGTGGGGCCTGTGGCCCAGGAGCGGCATGGTAAGGCAGCCCGTATGGCTGTGGTGGTGGCAGCCGCCTTTGCCATCAGCTTCCTACCTTTCCATGTCACCAAGACAGCTTACCTGGCAGTGCGCTCTACTCCCGGTGCCCCCTGCCCCGTGTTGGAGGCCTTTGCAGCCGCCTACAAAGGCACACGGCCCTTCGCTAGTGCCAACAGTGTGCTAGACCCCATCCTCTTCTATTTCACCCAGAAGAAGTTCCGCCGGCGGCCACATGAGCTGCTACAGAAACTCACAGCCAAGTGGCAACGGCAGGGTCGTGAGACCACTGGGGCAGGACACCTGTGCCTGGACAACCATACTGTTTGCCGTTGTGGCTGA
- the P2RY6 gene encoding P2Y purinoceptor 6 isoform X3: protein MEWHNGSSQTLDSPPTTCVYRENFKQLLLPPVYSVVLVAGLPLNACVIAQICTSRRALTRTAVYTLNLALADLLYACSLPLLIYNYAQGDHWPFGDLTCRLVRFLFYANLHGSILFLTCISFQRYLGICHPLAAWHKRGGRRAAWLVCGAVWLVVTTQCLPTAFFASTGIQRNRTVCYDLSPPALATRYLPYGMALTVIGFLLPFAALLACYWCLARRLCRQDGPVGPVAQERHGKAARMAVVVAAAFAISFLPFHVTKTAYLAVRSTPGAPCPVLEAFAAAYKGTRPFASANSVLDPILFYFTQKKFRRRPHELLQKLTAKWQRQGRETTGAGHLCLDNHTVCRCG, encoded by the coding sequence ATGGAGTGGCACAATGGCTCAAGCCAAACTCTGGACTCACCGCCTACAACCTGTGTCTACCGAGAGAACTTCAAGCAACTGCTGCTGCCACCTGTGTACTCGGTGGTGCTGGTGGCCGGCCTGCCACTGAATGCCTGCGTCATTGCCCAGATTTGCACATCCCGCCGGGCTCTGACCCGCACGGCTGTATACACCCTGAACCTGGCCCTAGCTGACCTGCTGTATGCCTGCTCCCTGCCCCTGCTCATCTATAACTATGCCCAAGGTGACCACTGGCCCTTCGGCGACCTCACCTGCCGCCTGGTCCGCTTCCTCTTCTACGCTAACCTACACGGCAGCATCCTCTTCCTCACCTGCATCAGTTTCCAGCGCTACTTGGGTATCTGCCACCCTCTGGCTGCCTGGCACAAGCGTGGGGGCCGCCGGGCTGCCTGGCTAGTGTGTGGGGCTGTGTGGCTGGTCGTGACGACACAATGCCTGCCCACAGCCTTCTTTGCCTCCACAGGCATCCAGCGTAACCGCACTGTCTGCTACGACCTGAGCCCACCAGCCCTGGCCACTCGCTACTTGCCCTATGGCATGGCCCTCACAGTCATCGGTTTCCTGCTGCCCTTTGCTGCCCTGCTGGCCTGCTACTGGTGCCTGGCCCGCCGTCTATGCCGCCAGGACGGCCCAGTGGGGCCTGTGGCCCAGGAGCGGCATGGTAAGGCAGCCCGTATGGCTGTGGTGGTGGCAGCCGCCTTTGCCATCAGCTTCCTACCTTTCCATGTCACCAAGACAGCTTACCTGGCAGTGCGCTCTACTCCCGGTGCCCCCTGCCCCGTGTTGGAGGCCTTTGCAGCCGCCTACAAAGGCACACGGCCCTTCGCTAGTGCCAACAGTGTGCTAGACCCCATCCTCTTCTATTTCACCCAGAAGAAGTTCCGCCGGCGGCCACATGAGCTGCTACAGAAACTCACAGCCAAGTGGCAACGGCAGGGTCGTGAGACCACTGGGGCAGGACACCTGTGCCTGGACAACCATACTGTTTGCCGTTGTGGCTGA